Proteins encoded by one window of Candidatus Odinarchaeum yellowstonii:
- a CDS encoding ubiquitin family protein, with translation MKIEIVSAIGGEKTILDVKPETTFKEIKEIMSQKRNLQADNFVLAFRGREQEDHITLKEAGVSEEDRVYLITRTEGGSVKY, from the coding sequence TTGAAAATAGAAATTGTTTCAGCTATAGGTGGAGAGAAAACTATTTTAGATGTTAAACCGGAGACCACGTTTAAAGAAATAAAGGAGATAATGAGTCAAAAGCGAAACCTACAGGCGGATAATTTTGTACTAGCCTTTAGAGGGAGAGAGCAAGAAGATCATATAACTTTAAAGGAAGCAGGGGTAAGCGAAGAGGATAGGGTATATTTAATTACCAGAACTGAAGGGGGGAGCGTGAAATATTAG
- a CDS encoding ATP-binding protein, which yields MSDMSHELFEAASKIAKEAVKLDKSNKWKPASEKYLKAADILLKLSKITENSKLKNICLKTAEQYIRRSKELRRTVNVSLNPVELFDEKEVEPEIAQSVSSTILIEKPSVQWSDVADLKEAKQALREAVILPMIRPDLFTGSRVPWRGILLFGPPGCGKTFLSKAVANEAKATFFSADAASLVSKWLGESEKAIKTLFKTARERAPSIIFIDEIDAIASTRDSEEVGGERRLKTQMLIEMDGVKENKTGQIMVLGATNRPWDLDPAFRRRFEKRIYIPLPDKEARREVFKYHLKDVDLDVDVDLDELAEKSEGYTSSDIALICRESAMIPIRELDQQGLLQDLNCKPRPVNMSDLLTSLSRIKPVVTPAEIKRYEEWASEYRS from the coding sequence ATGTCTGATATGAGCCATGAATTATTTGAAGCTGCTTCTAAAATAGCTAAAGAAGCTGTTAAACTGGATAAAAGCAATAAATGGAAGCCTGCCTCAGAAAAATATCTTAAAGCAGCTGACATTCTACTCAAACTTTCAAAGATAACTGAAAATTCAAAGCTTAAGAATATTTGTTTAAAAACAGCTGAGCAATATATTAGACGCTCTAAAGAGCTGAGAAGAACAGTTAACGTGAGCTTAAATCCAGTTGAGTTATTCGATGAAAAAGAGGTTGAACCTGAGATAGCTCAGAGCGTGTCAAGCACAATTCTAATAGAGAAACCTTCTGTTCAATGGAGCGACGTAGCCGACTTGAAAGAAGCCAAGCAAGCGCTTAGAGAAGCTGTAATATTACCTATGATTAGACCGGACCTATTCACGGGTTCGAGGGTACCCTGGAGGGGTATACTTTTATTTGGCCCGCCTGGTTGTGGTAAAACTTTCCTCTCTAAGGCTGTAGCTAACGAGGCTAAAGCCACATTTTTCAGCGCAGACGCTGCTTCACTAGTGTCTAAATGGTTGGGTGAATCTGAGAAGGCTATTAAAACTCTTTTCAAAACAGCGAGAGAGAGAGCGCCTTCAATAATCTTCATCGATGAAATTGACGCTATAGCCTCCACACGGGATAGCGAAGAAGTCGGTGGTGAGAGAAGACTGAAAACTCAGATGCTAATTGAAATGGATGGTGTAAAAGAGAATAAAACAGGTCAGATTATGGTTTTAGGGGCTACAAACAGACCATGGGATTTAGATCCTGCTTTCCGTCGAAGATTCGAAAAAAGAATATACATCCCTCTACCGGATAAAGAGGCTCGAAGAGAGGTCTTCAAATATCATTTGAAAGATGTTGATTTGGATGTAGACGTTGACTTAGACGAGTTAGCTGAGAAATCTGAGGGTTACACATCCTCTGATATAGCGTTAATATGCCGTGAATCCGCGATGATTCCTATAAGAGAGCTAGACCAGCAGGGGTTACTTCAAGATTTGAACTGTAAACCTAGACCTGTAAATATGAGTGATTTGTTAACTTCGCTGAGCAGAATAAAGCCGGTTGTAACTCCAGCGGAGATAAAAAGATACGAGGAGTGGGCTTCGGAGTATAGGAGTTGA
- a CDS encoding ArsA family ATPase, translating into MTLNDLIIDKPRKFLLFGGKGGVGKTSNAAASAIWAAEHGYETLIISTDPAHSLSDSLNQDVSGGEIKIVHGVDNLFAMEVNPKKEFQKYQETVSGSSFNSVSPPFPIPDLLTDLSGLTPPGADEALAFSKVLEFIGSSEYDLIIFDTAPTGHTLRLLSLPDLLNSFFGKLLTFRLRLSAIWDRFKSFFSRGESGRDDSLEKLEILKKNIETASSELSDPNKTSFIVVMIPEAMAIYETERLLSTLYEYEIPVDHIIVNMIYPDIPDCVFCRSRKAMQDKYLKEIHALYSDFNITKVPLFNDEIRGIPKLKELAGILFE; encoded by the coding sequence ATGACTTTAAATGATTTGATAATAGATAAACCTAGAAAATTTCTTTTATTCGGCGGTAAAGGAGGCGTCGGTAAAACATCTAACGCTGCAGCTTCAGCTATCTGGGCTGCTGAGCACGGTTATGAAACCCTTATAATAAGCACCGACCCGGCTCACAGTTTATCGGATAGTCTAAACCAAGATGTATCAGGTGGTGAAATAAAAATAGTTCACGGAGTAGATAACCTTTTCGCTATGGAGGTGAATCCGAAGAAAGAGTTTCAAAAATATCAAGAGACGGTGAGCGGTAGCTCCTTTAACTCGGTTTCACCTCCTTTCCCAATACCGGATCTTCTAACCGATTTAAGCGGTTTAACCCCTCCTGGAGCTGATGAAGCCTTAGCCTTCTCAAAGGTTTTAGAATTCATAGGAAGCAGCGAATACGATTTAATTATATTCGACACAGCTCCAACAGGACACACACTCAGGCTTTTGAGCCTACCAGACTTACTAAACAGTTTCTTCGGTAAACTTCTAACTTTCAGGCTTAGATTATCAGCTATATGGGATAGATTTAAAAGCTTCTTTAGCAGAGGGGAGAGTGGACGCGACGACTCCTTGGAGAAGCTTGAAATATTAAAAAAGAATATTGAAACCGCTTCCTCAGAGTTATCTGATCCTAATAAAACAAGCTTCATAGTGGTTATGATACCTGAAGCGATGGCAATATATGAGACTGAGAGGCTTTTATCAACTCTCTACGAGTATGAGATACCCGTCGATCATATAATCGTCAACATGATTTATCCTGATATCCCTGACTGTGTATTCTGCCGTTCAAGAAAGGCCATGCAAGATAAATATTTAAAGGAGATACATGCTTTATACTCAGATTTTAATATCACAAAGGTACCTTTATTCAACGATGAAATCAGAGGTATACCTAAATTAAAAGAATTAGCCGGAATCCTATTCGAATAA
- a CDS encoding ThiF family adenylyltransferase translates to MRYSERYSRQIIAENWDQRKLEESVILIAGAGSLGCLSALNFTVMGVGRIIIVDYDTVEISNLNRQVLFSEEDVGKAKSIVAKNKLEKINPLVKIDAYNTDIRNLDRKIIENTHVLIDGLDSFEARRWLNSTAVSLNKPLILAGLYGWWGNIQVVLPHQTACLECQPLIPRNRLQQYCSPRGRERGGEVKTDSKPNPIITTTCMVVSGIQCQEALKIILGLKEKIIKEYIFYDGLNEKFTYMEVNRNPECVVCGEKHILDEREFAVTATEEVKQVKERLKLLLEIENCKIIFKEKILRDESKIQDLNITENEYVYVISKDLNKPLKLRFKIV, encoded by the coding sequence ATGAGATATTCTGAGAGATATTCTAGACAGATTATCGCAGAGAACTGGGATCAGAGAAAACTTGAAGAGAGCGTTATATTAATAGCAGGAGCCGGCTCCCTAGGCTGCTTATCAGCGTTGAATTTCACGGTTATGGGTGTTGGTAGAATAATAATAGTTGACTATGATACGGTTGAAATATCTAATCTTAACAGACAGGTTTTATTCAGTGAAGAAGACGTCGGTAAAGCTAAATCAATTGTAGCTAAAAATAAACTTGAAAAAATAAACCCGCTTGTTAAAATAGACGCGTACAACACGGATATTAGAAATCTTGATAGAAAAATAATAGAGAACACTCACGTGTTAATCGACGGGTTAGATAGTTTCGAAGCTAGAAGATGGCTTAATTCAACAGCAGTTTCCTTAAATAAGCCTTTAATTCTTGCAGGCTTATATGGTTGGTGGGGGAATATTCAAGTCGTCTTACCTCATCAAACAGCCTGCCTTGAATGCCAACCACTCATTCCGAGAAATAGGCTTCAACAATACTGTTCACCTAGAGGTAGAGAGCGTGGGGGTGAAGTTAAAACCGATTCGAAACCAAATCCCATAATAACCACAACATGTATGGTTGTCAGCGGTATCCAGTGTCAAGAAGCGTTAAAGATAATTCTCGGTTTGAAAGAAAAAATAATTAAGGAATATATTTTCTATGATGGGTTAAATGAAAAATTTACTTATATGGAGGTTAATAGAAACCCTGAGTGCGTAGTATGCGGTGAGAAGCATATTTTAGATGAGAGAGAATTCGCGGTAACAGCTACCGAGGAGGTTAAACAGGTTAAGGAGCGTTTAAAGCTCCTATTAGAAATAGAGAATTGTAAAATAATATTTAAAGAAAAGATTTTGAGAGATGAGAGTAAAATTCAAGATCTTAACATAACTGAAAATGAATACGTGTATGTGATAAGCAAAGATTTAAACAAGCCTTTAAAGCTGAGATTCAAAATAGTGTAA
- a CDS encoding SNF7 family protein, whose product MSFIRKLFPSRKKSSDETIAKLRANINKFTLISRQYYNRAAECRAEAKEFLKHGDVEAARSQIKRLGKYYNYYKRYQGQVDILEATIESINTAKDTVEMSKALEEANRLLAESVKTLTIDKAIETRMETEELINEIEAKQEELSRGFESTDSEESFVDKELEKLQNEIAVETLVSLPEAPSETPEELSERDRLREEVKKLKKKLSEGESEEKE is encoded by the coding sequence TTGAGTTTTATAAGAAAACTTTTCCCAAGTAGAAAAAAATCTAGTGATGAGACTATTGCAAAGCTTAGAGCGAATATTAATAAATTTACACTAATAAGCCGCCAATATTATAATAGGGCTGCTGAGTGTCGTGCTGAAGCTAAAGAGTTCTTAAAGCACGGGGATGTTGAAGCAGCTCGCAGCCAAATTAAACGTTTGGGAAAATATTATAATTACTATAAAAGGTATCAAGGGCAGGTTGATATATTAGAGGCTACTATTGAAAGCATTAACACAGCTAAAGACACTGTAGAAATGAGTAAGGCTCTTGAAGAAGCTAACAGGTTATTAGCTGAATCAGTTAAGACTTTAACTATTGATAAAGCCATCGAGACTAGAATGGAAACCGAGGAATTGATTAATGAGATTGAAGCTAAACAGGAGGAGCTTTCAAGAGGCTTCGAATCAACAGATTCGGAGGAATCTTTCGTCGATAAGGAGCTGGAGAAATTACAGAATGAGATAGCTGTTGAAACCTTGGTTTCTCTACCTGAAGCGCCATCTGAAACGCCCGAGGAGCTTTCAGAGCGTGACAGGCTTAGAGAAGAGGTTAAAAAGTTGAAAAAAAAGCTGTCTGAAGGAGAATCAGAGGAGAAGGAGTAA
- a CDS encoding ADP-ribosylation factor-like protein, producing the protein MRKTGENVYTKKYEESNIDDNLISGFLSALQNFVAEVSSGDVIRTIKTGNVKFIYNLLHDIIVVVVADKDEDEKKIQEKVEKISETFYSKFKNELENWTGDVSGFKKFDEDLEDIISGTVKISLIGFGGVGKTTILKLLKNEEIPLKHNPTIAVDIKPFKEVNLSGVKLIIWDFAGQERFESLWKMLVKGSDLIIVVVDSTMINLLKTRRKIMKLIEEENPNAKVIVIANKQDLPKAIKPNIIEGILNAPTYGFVAIDPSYRREILKIINEKIDELSKMNKKESSAAASAT; encoded by the coding sequence ATGAGAAAAACAGGCGAGAACGTATACACTAAAAAATATGAGGAAAGCAACATAGACGACAATCTAATTTCAGGCTTCCTAAGCGCGCTTCAAAACTTCGTCGCAGAGGTTAGCAGCGGGGATGTGATAAGAACAATAAAAACAGGTAACGTTAAATTCATCTACAACTTACTCCACGATATAATAGTCGTAGTTGTAGCTGATAAAGATGAAGACGAGAAAAAAATACAGGAAAAAGTTGAGAAGATAAGTGAAACATTCTACAGCAAGTTTAAAAATGAATTAGAAAACTGGACAGGGGATGTAAGCGGTTTTAAAAAATTCGATGAAGATCTAGAAGACATAATTTCAGGCACAGTTAAAATTTCACTAATAGGATTCGGCGGAGTAGGTAAGACCACAATACTAAAACTTTTAAAAAACGAGGAGATACCATTAAAACACAATCCTACAATAGCGGTGGATATAAAACCTTTTAAAGAAGTAAACTTATCTGGCGTGAAACTTATAATCTGGGATTTCGCAGGTCAAGAACGTTTTGAAAGCCTATGGAAAATGTTAGTAAAAGGCTCCGATCTAATCATAGTAGTAGTAGACTCAACTATGATCAACCTTCTAAAAACTAGAAGAAAAATTATGAAGCTGATAGAGGAGGAGAACCCTAACGCTAAAGTCATAGTGATAGCTAATAAACAAGATCTTCCAAAAGCTATAAAACCAAATATAATAGAAGGCATCTTAAACGCACCCACCTACGGATTTGTAGCAATAGATCCATCCTACCGTAGAGAAATCTTAAAAATAATAAACGAGAAAATAGACGAATTATCTAAGATGAATAAAAAAGAGAGTAGCGCTGCAGCCAGCGCCACTTAA
- a CDS encoding SNF7 family protein codes for MPLLERLTSWLRGPKLSDLNRKLEIVCRKLELESLRLDKQAKNNRAKAKKARLEGDNQAAETYIHHYLKFKNSIIEIDSYRLGIEGLLVDLKMKEAVSEVSKILGNLKYVISIVKNRIRIPDLTKTLEEIDQSMKHISSAKDLAEKRIQSITRVSEIKPEDVQKALNEIDQEIAVEAERGLPEPSGKVSELEKEIEKMKESNT; via the coding sequence ATGCCTCTTTTGGAGCGGCTTACATCTTGGTTGAGAGGCCCTAAACTATCAGATTTGAATAGGAAACTTGAAATTGTATGTAGGAAACTTGAGCTTGAAAGTTTAAGATTAGATAAGCAGGCTAAAAATAACAGGGCTAAAGCTAAAAAAGCTCGGTTAGAAGGAGATAATCAAGCCGCTGAAACATATATACATCATTATCTTAAATTCAAGAATTCTATTATAGAAATCGACTCTTACCGGCTTGGAATAGAAGGACTTCTAGTAGATCTTAAGATGAAAGAAGCTGTCAGTGAGGTCTCCAAAATTCTAGGGAATCTTAAATACGTTATTAGCATTGTTAAAAATAGAATTCGAATACCTGATTTAACTAAAACTTTGGAAGAAATAGATCAAAGTATGAAGCATATAAGCAGCGCTAAAGATTTAGCGGAAAAACGTATCCAATCTATTACTAGAGTAAGCGAGATTAAACCTGAGGATGTTCAAAAGGCCTTAAACGAAATAGATCAAGAGATCGCTGTGGAAGCGGAGCGGGGTTTACCTGAACCTTCAGGTAAAGTCTCCGAGCTTGAAAAGGAAATAGAGAAGATGAAAGAATCTAATACTTAA
- a CDS encoding YIP1 family protein, whose amino-acid sequence MDSILTHQFSEIDFDYKRPSLLRKILGLIYSPSKTLNLLSKIPDNRIPLLNTSLIILFTSLPYLFLIFHLTVSGSDIFISMITNYFLSSFLSVLFVNVLLLTLSWALLAFIYWILLKYFNKRISYNEIFKLTVQCLTPLIFSRVFLTLSVYVALPNINIIEGESLELISNQISILFNSYNWILYKFIDDGVWLWSALLISIGFKEYYNVNFKKSLFISFTVIISYLLILNIPL is encoded by the coding sequence GTGGATTCCATATTAACACATCAGTTTTCTGAAATAGATTTCGATTACAAGAGGCCAAGTTTATTAAGGAAGATTCTCGGTCTCATTTATTCGCCTTCAAAAACTTTAAACCTTCTATCTAAGATACCGGATAATCGGATTCCTTTATTAAACACGTCTTTAATAATACTGTTTACTTCTCTACCATACTTATTTTTAATATTTCATTTAACTGTTAGCGGATCAGATATTTTTATATCCATGATTACTAATTATTTTTTATCCTCTTTTCTTAGTGTTTTATTCGTGAACGTGTTGCTGTTAACGCTCTCTTGGGCGCTGCTAGCCTTCATTTACTGGATTCTACTCAAATATTTCAACAAGCGGATTTCATATAATGAAATTTTTAAACTAACAGTACAATGCTTAACCCCTTTAATTTTCAGCCGTGTTTTTTTAACACTCAGCGTTTACGTCGCGTTACCTAATATAAATATTATTGAAGGCGAAAGCTTAGAGCTTATATCCAACCAGATCTCTATCTTATTTAACTCTTATAACTGGATTTTATATAAATTTATAGACGATGGAGTATGGTTGTGGAGTGCGCTGCTAATATCTATCGGTTTTAAGGAATACTATAACGTTAATTTTAAAAAATCACTGTTTATCTCCTTCACAGTTATAATTTCCTACTTGCTTATATTAAATATTCCTTTATGA
- a CDS encoding ubiquitin-conjugating enzyme E2, with amino-acid sequence MEEPSFHPVKDDLTRWRGMILGTGVYDKGVFYIEIEVKRTYPFEPPTVFFKTPIWHPNIGENGRVCVGILGKDWRPSITLVGVIETIRNLLNFPNPKDPLNREAAQQMNTNLQSFIKKARMYVEKYATWDQKIS; translated from the coding sequence GTGGAAGAGCCTTCTTTTCACCCTGTTAAAGATGATTTAACAAGATGGAGAGGTATGATTCTAGGAACAGGGGTTTACGATAAAGGAGTATTCTATATTGAAATAGAGGTTAAAAGAACCTACCCTTTTGAACCGCCTACAGTCTTTTTTAAAACCCCTATATGGCACCCGAATATCGGGGAGAACGGGCGAGTTTGCGTAGGGATACTGGGAAAAGACTGGCGGCCTAGTATAACCCTTGTAGGTGTGATAGAAACGATTAGAAACCTGCTGAATTTTCCAAACCCTAAAGACCCCCTTAACCGGGAAGCAGCCCAGCAGATGAACACAAATCTGCAAAGCTTCATCAAAAAAGCGAGAATGTACGTGGAAAAGTATGCTACTTGGGATCAGAAGATAAGTTGA
- a CDS encoding secondary thiamine-phosphate synthase enzyme YjbQ: MNLRILSKSFNIASKSRVEVINITYQVRDIISQEDLKNGLVNVFVKHTTCGLIINESEKGLISDIMSFLSKIVPYKAGYAHDRIDDNADAHLKSILTGNSVTVPILNGELGLGTWQSILLLELDGPRERTVNLTFLVD, encoded by the coding sequence ATGAACTTGAGAATACTATCTAAGAGCTTCAATATAGCAAGTAAAAGCAGAGTTGAAGTTATTAATATAACCTATCAGGTAAGGGATATAATCTCGCAGGAAGATTTGAAAAACGGTTTAGTGAATGTTTTCGTTAAACACACAACATGCGGTTTGATAATTAACGAATCTGAGAAAGGGTTGATAAGCGATATCATGAGTTTTCTTAGTAAAATAGTCCCCTATAAAGCAGGTTACGCTCATGATCGAATAGACGACAACGCGGACGCTCACCTTAAATCTATTTTAACAGGTAATTCTGTGACTGTGCCTATATTAAACGGTGAGCTTGGATTGGGAACCTGGCAGTCTATTCTATTATTAGAGTTGGATGGCCCACGTGAGCGAACAGTTAACTTAACTTTCTTGGTTGATTAA
- a CDS encoding DMT family transporter — protein MIGELFALMAALSWAIGAIFDRVGLTKIPPLTANTMRSIPAAVFTLIITILIEGLNPLTNVTFTDIIYIIAGTTLALVIGDYFFLLSLRKLGVSKTMPIVSIYPIFALIGSALFLNESITLFIGVGVAATITGVFFISRSRNVEQSDSNSKFLLIIPVIAALMWGFSQVFFGLALLNTPPLTMTTIRLIYFSALLVTLNLTVGDRYFYRKYNSHWGRMSTIGGFLSLALGGLFLILGLSYAGVAKTSPLTSVTPMFSTILAVLLLKEKLELNTCIGTALIIVGIILIIF, from the coding sequence TTGATAGGTGAATTGTTCGCTCTAATGGCTGCTTTAAGCTGGGCTATAGGCGCTATTTTCGATAGAGTCGGTTTAACTAAAATCCCGCCGTTAACCGCGAATACAATGCGGTCTATACCAGCGGCTGTTTTCACGTTAATCATCACTATTTTAATAGAGGGTTTAAACCCGTTAACCAATGTCACGTTTACAGATATAATTTACATAATCGCCGGAACCACGCTAGCCTTAGTTATAGGCGACTACTTCTTTCTACTATCTCTTAGAAAACTAGGGGTTTCAAAAACAATGCCGATTGTTTCAATATACCCAATATTCGCGTTAATAGGCTCCGCCTTATTCTTAAATGAGAGCATAACTTTATTCATAGGAGTGGGGGTAGCCGCTACTATAACAGGTGTCTTCTTTATAAGTAGAAGCAGGAACGTTGAACAATCTGATTCAAATAGTAAATTTCTTCTAATAATCCCTGTGATCGCGGCTTTAATGTGGGGGTTCAGCCAAGTTTTTTTCGGTTTAGCACTTTTAAACACACCGCCTTTAACAATGACCACTATACGCCTCATCTATTTCAGCGCTCTGCTAGTTACTTTAAATTTAACAGTTGGAGACCGATATTTCTATAGGAAATATAATTCCCACTGGGGTAGAATGTCAACTATAGGAGGTTTTCTTTCACTGGCTTTAGGCGGTTTATTTCTAATTCTCGGTTTAAGCTACGCAGGTGTCGCTAAAACATCACCTTTAACCTCGGTTACACCTATGTTCTCAACCATTCTAGCCGTCCTCCTCCTAAAAGAGAAATTAGAGTTAAACACATGCATAGGAACCGCGCTTATCATTGTAGGTATAATTTTAATAATATTCTAA
- a CDS encoding vacuolar protein-sorting-associated protein 25: MELTKRRDKNTLKKEELLEQINLLKKELDAEKTQVEGVGVAGRVKQEEMITGKADTQILTVGFEWAAQPEKYPWMYSLPSKTEDFEDWLNQWSDFTLQWFKINKLHQISLVELMGEKPFSYLQNKSKALTVIVENLIARNFCKYTDKEYKSIRVFWRGYRDWSEVIYNWALKKGRTELTFFEIIDLKESPDNFHMLPKEDFKKIFNILVKNKRAEWINKKNMHIRILF, encoded by the coding sequence TTGGAGCTCACCAAGCGTAGAGATAAAAACACCCTTAAAAAAGAAGAGTTATTAGAGCAGATCAATTTACTGAAAAAAGAGTTAGACGCTGAAAAAACACAGGTAGAAGGGGTGGGGGTGGCAGGCAGAGTTAAACAGGAAGAGATGATTACGGGGAAAGCAGATACTCAAATATTAACTGTAGGATTTGAATGGGCCGCTCAACCTGAAAAATACCCTTGGATGTATTCTCTACCGAGTAAAACTGAAGATTTCGAAGACTGGTTAAATCAGTGGAGTGACTTCACACTACAATGGTTTAAAATCAACAAACTACACCAAATATCCTTAGTTGAACTTATGGGGGAGAAACCCTTCTCTTATCTTCAAAACAAGAGTAAAGCGTTAACAGTGATCGTAGAGAATCTTATCGCCAGAAATTTCTGCAAATACACTGATAAAGAATATAAAAGCATAAGAGTTTTCTGGAGAGGTTACAGGGATTGGAGTGAAGTAATCTATAACTGGGCTTTAAAGAAAGGGAGAACAGAGCTCACATTTTTTGAGATAATCGACTTAAAGGAGAGCCCGGATAACTTTCACATGCTGCCTAAGGAAGACTTCAAAAAAATTTTTAACATATTAGTTAAAAATAAGCGTGCGGAATGGATTAATAAAAAAAACATGCATATAAGAATATTATTCTAA
- a CDS encoding EAP30/Vps36 family vacuolar-sorting protein, whose translation MGISEIENRLKTKRAYTLKSIELRLIELVSNPSYKKNPELILERLFEEFGVEIFEDSSLIENLSAALKNLNIEGERLFKGLIPDISVFDKSFLGKLKVNHKKLGELLFRRASLLKRVRGGLFTVGELLDWFNRAAKYKIKVEDILKAVRILEKNRIIPGRRIIGGNVLVIQFLPLELSSDHLFILNLASSKGWVTVEEASMNLNWPLERVTLVLDKLVDYGVARLDSSYAHGKKYYFPAFLSK comes from the coding sequence TTGGGTATCAGCGAGATAGAAAACCGGTTAAAAACTAAAAGAGCTTACACTTTGAAGTCTATAGAGCTGAGACTTATTGAACTTGTTTCAAACCCCTCATATAAGAAGAACCCTGAGCTAATTCTGGAGAGATTATTCGAGGAATTCGGTGTAGAAATATTCGAGGATAGTTCTTTAATTGAAAATCTCTCAGCCGCGCTTAAAAATTTAAACATCGAAGGTGAAAGATTATTCAAAGGTTTAATCCCGGATATCAGCGTGTTTGATAAAAGTTTTCTCGGTAAATTAAAAGTTAATCACAAGAAATTAGGTGAACTATTATTCCGCAGAGCCTCCTTGTTGAAGCGCGTGCGAGGCGGCTTATTCACTGTCGGCGAGTTACTCGACTGGTTTAATAGAGCTGCGAAATATAAGATAAAGGTTGAAGATATTTTGAAAGCTGTCAGAATACTTGAAAAAAATAGAATAATTCCAGGGAGGAGAATTATAGGAGGTAACGTTTTAGTTATTCAATTTCTACCTTTAGAGTTAAGCTCAGATCATCTATTTATACTAAATCTTGCTAGCAGTAAGGGGTGGGTTACTGTAGAGGAGGCTAGCATGAATTTAAACTGGCCGCTTGAACGAGTCACCTTGGTGCTTGATAAACTTGTAGATTACGGTGTAGCTAGATTGGATTCAAGTTACGCTCATGGTAAGAAATATTATTTCCCTGCTTTTCTAAGCAAATAA